In a single window of the Metopolophium dirhodum isolate CAU chromosome 2, ASM1992520v1, whole genome shotgun sequence genome:
- the LOC132939828 gene encoding UDP-glucosyltransferase 2-like — translation MMALKSNKMYLPLFLILIYTFASSWIPAPVEGARILAVETVGGKSHWNFMSAILRALVDNGHNVTVFTPFTDGNRENYTEVSTSTETMKFLDGELEDLMDKYGDPIKIMRQVSEMSRTFCDVVYQNTKMIEVFANRRSDFDVVLIEPLFSECVSYAAVKLNLPLIYVLPIPTMGIMERGFTGHMSNPAVVANNLASFGFPKTFAQRSANIAISIYATILTKVKERILMYKEPREYDLYAPIPPSLVFVNRHFTVEPASSIPSNVVEIGGIHLKPAKKLPKDILEFIEQSPHGVVYFTFGSTVRMTSLPKHIQKAFIDALAQIPQRVLWKYEDEIENIPKNFMIKKWLPQREILLHPNVKLFISHGGLSGLYEAIDGGVPILGFPLFGDQPKNIDNIVITGMAISMDILSITKDVFLNNVLELLNNKKYMENAKTASKIFKDRPISQANLVVYWTEYVIRHKGAPHLTSHAINLSWYQYYLLDLIALILVFITVVFFVSYRIFKSISGYFSNYFRNTKSKSE, via the exons ATGATggctttaaaatcaaataaaatgtacttacctttatttttaatattaatttacacgtTTGCTAGTTCGTGGATACCAGCACCCGTCGAAGGTGCGAGAATATTAGCCGTGGAGACGGTTGGAGGTAAAAGCCACTGGAACTTTATGAGCGCAATTCTTCGGGCGCTGGTGGACAACGGACACAATGTCACCGTGTTCACACCGTTTACCGACGGAAACCGTGAAAACTATACAGAAGTGTCCACGTCTACTGAAACTATGAAATTTCTGGACGGAGAACTTGAAGATTTGATGGATAAATACGGTGACCCGATTAAAATTATGCGTCAGGTGTCAGAGATGAGTAGAACTTTCTGCGACGTAGTTTATCAAAATACCAAAATGATAGAAGTGTTTGCCAATAGACGTTCCGATTTCGACGTGGTTCTAATTGAACCATTATTCTCGGAATGCGTGTCATACGCCGCCGTCAAGTTGAACTTGCCACTCATATATGTCCTACCAATACCAACAATGGGTATAATGGAACGTGGATTTACGGGGCACATGTCCAACCCCGCTGTAGTTGCCAATAACCTGGCGAGTTTTGGTTTTCCAAAAACATTTGCCCAGAGATCAGCCAATATTGCTATTTCCATTTACGCCACAATCTTAACCAAAGTAAAAGAACGGATTCTGATGTACAAAGAACCGAGAGAGTATGATTTGTATGCACCAATCCCACCATCTTTGGTATTTGTAAATAGACATTTCACAGTCGAACCTGCAAGTTCAATCCCGTCAAATGTTGTTGAAATTGGTGGAATTCATTTGAAACCAGCAAAGAAGTTGCCAAAA GATATATTAGAATTCATCGAACAATCACCACATGGTGTTGTTTATTTCACTTTTGGTTCAACTGTTAGAATGACTTCATTACCCAAACACATACAAAAAGCATTTATAGATGCACTTGCACAAATCCCTCAAAGAGTGTTATGGAAATACGaagatgaaattgaaaatataccaaaaaattttatgattaaaaagtGGCTACCTCAACGTGAAATTCTTT TGCACCCTAATGTGAAACTCTTTATCAGTCACGGAGGTTTATCTGGGTTATATGAAGCAATAGATGGCGGTGTCCCCATTCTTGGTTTTCCTTTATTTGGTGATCAGccaaaaaatattgacaatatagTCATTACAGGAATGGCTATTTCTATGGATATTTTGTCCATAACAAAGGATGTGttcttaaataatgttttagaaCTGCTCAACAATAAAAA GTACATGGAAAATGCTAAAACTGCGTCGAAAATATTCAAAGATCGGCCTATATCACAAGCAAATCTAGTTGTGTACTGGACAGAGTATGTTATACGTCATAAAGGAGCTCCCCATTTGACATCTCACGCAATTAACCTATCGTGGTATCAATACTATCTTTTGGATCTCATTgctttaatattagtttttattactgttgtgttttttgtttcctacagaatttttaaatctatttctggatacttttcaaattattttagaaatactaAATCGAAATCtgaatag